Genomic segment of Jaculus jaculus isolate mJacJac1 chromosome 6, mJacJac1.mat.Y.cur, whole genome shotgun sequence:
ATTGGATTCCCACCTTAAAACACCCATGTACTTTTTTCTACAAAATTTCTCCATATTGGAAATTTCATTTACATCTGCTTGTATCCCTAGGTACCTGTACAACATAGCAACAGGTGATAGGTCAATTACTTACAATGTTTGTGTCATCCAAGTGTTTTTTACTGACATTTTTGGAGTCATAGAATTTTTTCTTCTGGCTATTATGTCTTATgaccgctatgtggccatctgcaaACCCCTGCACTACGTCACCATCATGAGCAGCAGCGTGTGCAGGAGGCTTGTCCTAGGCTGCTGGCTGGTTGGCTTGTTAATTATACTCCCACCACTTCAACTGCTCCTAAATTTAAGGTTCTGTGACTCAAATgttattgattattttttctgtgatgcATCTCCAATCTTGAAAATTTCCTGCTCTGACACATGGCTCATAGAGCAGCTGGTGATTATCTGTGCTGTACTGACCTTCATCCTGACCCTTGTCTGTGTCGTTCTGTCCTACGTCCACATCATCAAGACTATTTTAAGATTCCCCTCTGTCCAGCAAAGGAAAAGGGCCTTTTCCACCTGCTCTTCTCATATGACTGTGGTTTCCATCACCTATGGAAGTTGTATCTTCATCTATGTCAAACCTTCTGCAAAGGAATCTGTGGCTATCAACAAGGGTGTGGCAGTTCTGATGACATCAATTGCTCCTATGTTGAACCCATTCATTTACACTCTGAGAAATAAGCAAGTGAGACAAGCCATCATTAATTCCTTCAAAAAAATTGCCTTGAtctccaaaaagaaagagaacattgaactaaagaaataaagtatCAACTAAGTACAAACCACTAGTCCACATGTCATCTTCAGAGTCAGATCTGTATTGGGGTGAACCTTCTTTACTTTTGTATCCAAAGCACATATTCTCTACCACATAAGCTGACTTCTTCAAtctcctgcaaacaaacaaaataagttcCCATTTAGAAGAAATGATAATGTTATTCTAGTCAATGCAATAGTTAATATGATCCTGATTATAATTCTAATCTATCAAACAAAAAGTTGAAAAGCAAAAATAGGGCAGATCAAatccaacaagaaaacaaaatagctcAGCTTAAAACTTTCTTGGACttctaagaaaataataaaataattggtTTAGAGTATCCATTACCTCTTCAAAGCCCACTGAGTAGCTTAATGGATTAAACTTAACTTTTTTTAGTGCCTGAATCTTAGCAtttaaacagacacacacacacacgcgcgcgcgtaatatatatttttcctgaACTTATTTAGCTCACTAATAATTCTCATAACTATACTTTTAATTATAATGAAGGAACAGGATGTAATTAGAAAGTAAGACAAATAGATGAATGCATGTCTAAgttaatgtattttgttttaaaatttttatttatttatttgagagaggagagaaagaaagacagagagagtgagtgaatgagaatgggttctccagggcctctagtcactgcaaacaaactgtagatgcatgtgccaccatatgcatctggcatatgtgggacctggagaatctaacctgggatCTTCagcttacaggcatgtgccttaactgctaggcaatctcttcagccctgtagtttattttcttaaatgttttatttacttatttgagagggagagagaaaaagaaagagagagagaatgggcatgccagggcctctagccactgcaaaaaactccagaagcatgtggcaccttatgcatctggcttctgtgggtacttgggtattgaacctgggtccttaggtttcacaggcaagcaccttatctgctaagccatctctccagcccctgaattaaagtattttaaatagaagctgaatttcatatttaaaattcaaaagttcattcatgcacatatatacatatataaaatgctgAAATTTTAAAACTAAGATTCACAGATTATATAAACTAAGCAATAATGAGTAAAAATGATGAAAGGCTCTTTCCTAGTAGGACATGAATCACAAGTCCACTGTGAAAACATGAACTGCAGCTTAAGAAAATTAACAGGTAGTTGCAATCCCCCAGCTCTCTGTCTGCCCTCACTTAGGGCTGCAGGTCCACAGCCTGGGGAAGCCTTTGACAGCATCCCTACAACTCAGGCTGGTGTCCAGGTGGCAAAGATCATCAGGCTTTCTCATGAATTATACCTGGGGGGCAGAAATGCTCTACAACCCTCACTCACTGTGGCAGGATGGGAAATTTACCAAGAATTAGAGAAGTCCCATCTCAAATGCCACTGTCACCTTCACTGCCAAGACTAGCCCTGCTGACAAGCAAAGATGTCCACTTCCATTTGATCAACCTCCCACCTCCCGGTACTGAGCTCATCTGTCCCTTCCCCCCATCACTTTCCACAGTTTGTGTGTCCTGGCctttcccatacacacacaccatttttatTTGGGGGCCATTACCACATATCCCTTTTTGCTGCCAAAACTACAAGGTCTGAGGGCCCATGGTTAGAAACACACATACCTTTCTCCTTACTCATACCCCCACTACATACGTTTGAggtcttgttcttttggttttgtcttgttttgtttgggggaggGAGCTTAATAGAAACTGtattaaaaacaagaataaagtGATTACAAATGAAGAGAGAACTCAACTGCTAAAATAGAATGAATATCCTAATGTAACTGTATAAAGTGATATActtttatacaataaaaacatagtcttaatagaaataaaagacaaggggctggaaagatggttcaatgcataaagcactttcttgcagcACCTGCTGGCtaagtttcaattctccagttgcCCACGTGAAGCCGGTTGGGTGTTCATTTGCACCAGCAAgagacccatacacacacacacaagtactcAGCATACAGGCACAAATATATcaataacataattttttttttttttggtttttccagatagggtctcacgctagcacaggctgacctggaattcactatggagtctcagggtggactcgaactcacagcaatcctcctacctctgcctcctgagggctgggattaaaagtgtacaccaccacgcccagcaaataaataattttttaaatgtaaaagaaaCAAAGGCAATAATATACATGGAAGTCTAAGATAGTTTAAAAGAAAGTTCAAAAGTTATAAAGTAATAAATTTTTCATGTAATAAATAACTATAGATTGGAACACAAAattatccatccattttttccaaAAAGTTCACACAATTATCAAATAACTTTCATATAGATAAGTTTCCTGTCTTTCTGGCATACAGGCCCAAAAGTCACTCTGCTGCCTCTGTAGAAAAACTAAATGTTCTTCCTCTCATTATTTTGTCTAGTCTATTCTTCACTTACAACTCAATTCAAACGTCACTATTTATGGGCTATGTCCCTACCACAGCCTACAAGTGAAGTGTAGACACTTTGCATCCCTCCTGCTGCTTTATCCTGAACTCTCCCGCTACACCACCAACATAACTAAATTTGTTTCTGCTGTGCATTTAAAATCTTCCAAGAACTGCTTAGCAAATACCAGCTCAGTACAGATAAAGCCTAGTGTACAAATGATACTAGATatattcctttcaaataaattgaataaaaatcaaatgcaagtaaagaGGAACATGCTCATTTCTGGTATAAAAGGATCAAATGAGTATAATGtgatatatgttttatattatgCTGAACCAAGATATAACTACATTTGATTTGTCAAGATAATTTCAAAGATTAAATAGAGTTACAATTTACTGAGTGATCAATTTAAGCCAATTTTATTCATGATATTATTTTcctatatatatttacttgtacATGTACAGTTGCATACATGTGTGCCTAATGAACATCAAATAGATGTCTATTTATATCAAAATGGTTAATAGAgatggagagttggtttagtagttaaggcacttgcctgcaaaacctaatgacctggatttgattacccagtacccatgtaaagatgcccaaaatggtgcatacctttggaattcatatgcagtggctagagactctggagtgcccattctgtctgtgtctcttccctttatctctttctgcttgcaaataaataaataaaaatattttttagggctggagagatggcttagcgattaagcgcttgcctgtgaagcctaaggaccctggttcgaggcttggttccccaggtcccactttagccagatgcacaagggggcgcacgcgtctggagtttgtttgcagaggctggaagccctggcgcacccattctctctctctccctctatctatctttctctctgtgtctgtcactctcaaataaattaattaattaattaattaaaatatatatatatattttttaaatggttaatatTCCAAAGAACCTGGAACCTGTTTTTAATTCTTACTTCATAGGTAGGTCATATTAGATAATAGTAGTGAATGCTGACATCCCTTTCATGTGACCCTAGATCTCTGAATACTGTAGGATCTAACAATGCCTCTCCAGAATTCTATACATAATCATCATATTACCTCAAAGAACACCTCCAGAAAACCTTCCTACTTAAAACATCCAATGTTTATATGTGAAAATGACAAGAGAATCTTTAACCAATATAGGTAATTTTGTAAttgaagaaatttattttctcaaagttaAAAATACTTATTGATATGATCATTTATGATGTTATGAATTGCAATTTCAGTGTTCACTAACTTTTTAGACTATCAAttatataaattttgtttttttaaatatttttatttatttacttgagagagagagaaatgggcacactagagccaccagccactgcaaatgaactccagatgcatgcaccaccttgtgcttgtggcttacatgggtcctgggaaattaaacctgggtactttggctggGCAGGCAAcaaccttaatggctaagtcatctctccagccccctgttttggagggtgggggttcaaggtaaggtcttgctctagcctgggctgacctggaattcactatgtagtctcagactggccccaaactcatggtaatcctcctacctctacctccagatggtaggattaaagatatttttaaaatattttttatttagcagaaagagggagagaaagaaagcactTTAAAAGAGCCCTCAGTACCTCTTGCAAATGCAAAAGAACTGcaggctcatgtgccactttaaccatttggttttacatgagtacccATTAAAATTGAAATTGAATTGAAACCCAGACTGGATGATTTTGCAAgatagtgcctttaaccactgaacaatctccccagcccgaatataatttttggggggtgagggttcaaggtaggttcttgctttagcccaggctgtcctggaattcattatatggtctcagggtggcctcaaactcatggcgatcctcctacctccgcctcctgagtgctaggattaaaggtgtgtgccaccatgaccagcttccaaatataaaaattttaaattgtaatcaaataaagaaaggaaaatatactaATATGTAGTGATAAGAATGAGGCAAATGTCTCAGAAGACAAAAGTTTGAAATGGGATGAATTAGAAACTAGAACAAAGTAAAGACAAtagtttgtgtgttttgtccaTCCTCTGTGCAAGGCTCACTGAAATTTAACCCCAAAAGAATGTAGAATGATTTTCTGGAGCCAAAATGCAGTCTCTTTAATAGAGCAGGTTAAGGGATATTTTATAGGACAGGCTATTGTGCTAGGCTCTGACTTTTCCAACCTTGAGCCTTCCAAAAATGAGGCATTCCTactagcaaaagaaaaacaaaagggttCTTATCTGGAATTCTCAAATCCATGACTATTTAGAAATTACTCCTGGAGTGAAGATATGACTTAGCAGCCAAAGGCATTTTTCTGTGAtgtcaaatgacccaggtttgattccacaggacccatgtaagccaaatgccaaggtggcacatgtatctagagtttgtttacagcagctaaaggtcctggcctgcccattctctctttgtcactgtctatctacctacctctatctctctctctcaaataaattaaataaataaataaataaaagggttctttaaaaataaataatttaattaaataaaaattactccAAAATTActctgaatgaacaaatgaattatTATCAGATACCAGAACAAGTTATCAGATTTCACCAGTTTTGAGCCAGTAGCCACTTGTTGGCAAAAACAATATCTCATGAAGGTTTGCCATAAAACTACAGAAATCCTCCAAAAACATGTATACCCAAAAGACGTAGTTTTATCATAGCTCACCTCAGAAGTCTTGGTGACTATTCATTGAGAATTGTCAGATCTAAGAAAACCAATTCTGACAGGAAATTTCAGTGGAAATTTTATCTCATTTTTCAATTTGCTAATGTGTTTTTAGAAATACAGTGAAActgtgatttgttttcttttcttttaattttttttttttttttttgaggtagggtctcactctagttcaggctgacccaaactcatggcaatcctcctacctctgcttccagagtgctgggattaaaggcgtgcaccaccatgccttgctcagAGATCTTTTGAAACTATAAATGTTCCTGGTAAGGTGTGATCTTCGTTGcttccaggtgtggtagtttgaatagatggcccccaatatattcagtgtttcattagtttgtagtttgcatctgcagccaactggcttcaggtggtgtcactgggtggattttaaggtgtggtagtgggtttaggatttcaatctaaagatatgcaaagtatgcctagctggagttcctgaagtgtgctgtgctgtgtgtttattttttttttaaacatttttttaatttattttatttgagagcgacagacacagagagaaagacagatagagggagagagagagaatgggcgcgccagggcttccagcctctgcaaacgaactccagacgcgtgcgctcccttgtgcatctggctaacatgggacctggggaaccgagcctcaaaccggggtccttaggcttcacaggcaagcacttaaccgctaagccatctctccagcccctgtgtgtttattttttatttttggcttgtgcttctctctctctgcttggacctgtgaaggcaggccagcttcttctgccattatggaacttccccaggatctgtaagcttcaataaatatcccaataaatatcccttcttccataactgtgcttggtctggaagttcatctcagcgaacctgaagctatctgctacaccaGACTTTGATTTATTGACAGAGCAAAAGCATTAATTTCAGAAGTAGGCCTTGAGGATTCAGTTTTCCGCTTTTGTTCCCTAACCCTCTCAAGAGGTCtggttgaaattattttattttttaaatattttatttattaatttgagagaggaaaaaaaggtgcacacatgcacagagagagagagagagaggcacagagagagagaaaaaaaaattggtgggccagggactctaaccactacaaatgaattccagacacatgagccactttgtacatctggctttatgtggctactgcggaatcaaacccaagttcttaggctttgcaggcaagtgccttaaccactgcgcaatccctccagtcctggtTGGACATTTTAACAGGTTTTTTGTGATACATATTATAAAACATAAGTATTGACATATGACAACACCCAAGAAACCAAATAGCAAATATATCCATCACCCCAAAAGCATCCTTTCACACCTTTTAATACTTCCTGCCAGTCCCTCTCCATCCACTTGCCCCATGGAACCACTAGTCACTTTCCAACATAAtgtattaatttacattttccagCTTCATATTAATGTAATAATACAGTGTGTCTTTTTATTGTCTGGGTTTTTCAGTCAGCATACTTTATTTTGAGAGTCACTCATACTATTGTGTGCATCCTTGGTCCACTCATTTTTATTAGTCAGCAGTATTCTATTGTCTCAAATACGAGAGGTTTATCAATTCACATCTGAGGAAGTTGTTTTGTATCTAGTtctgaaatgggctggagagataaaagttaacagtgttgttttttttttttttttttgctgctttgtgttcatataaattACTAAAGCTATGATGAAAATCTGTGTATAATTCTTTGTGTTAACATATATTTTCTCCCATCAGATAAATAAGCATTAAAGGAACAAATCATAGttggatgttttgttttattttctattctaaCAAGTGCCTATTATCTTACTGTGGCTCTAACTTAAATTTCCACAAATAACAATGGTACGGAACATCTTTTCATGTGCCTAAATGTCA
This window contains:
- the LOC101604306 gene encoding olfactory receptor 6C2-like → MMKNHTITAFILLGLTDDPQLQIPIFVFLFLTYMLSITGNLTIITLTLLDSHLKTPMYFFLQNFSILEISFTSACIPRYLYNIATGDRSITYNVCVIQVFFTDIFGVIEFFLLAIMSYDRYVAICKPLHYVTIMSSSVCRRLVLGCWLVGLLIILPPLQLLLNLRFCDSNVIDYFFCDASPILKISCSDTWLIEQLVIICAVLTFILTLVCVVLSYVHIIKTILRFPSVQQRKRAFSTCSSHMTVVSITYGSCIFIYVKPSAKESVAINKGVAVLMTSIAPMLNPFIYTLRNKQVRQAIINSFKKIALISKKKENIELKK